The Flavobacterium sp. 102 genomic interval TAATTCTTTAAAAACTCTATATTTTGAAGGCATATCGCCATGTCGCACATTCATAAAATCCATCACGCCGTCAAGCGTATAAGCAATGCTGTTCCGCGAACTGTTTTCAATACTGATGACAGTTTCGATATTCTGCTTTGAATACGGAATCTTATCTTCGGTCGGCATCGAATTGCTTCCAACTCTCACAAAAACCGTATTCGCCAAAATGGTGTGAATGTTTTTCTTGAAAAAGGAAATTTTGTGCTTCGGTTTAATCGTTACCAAACCCACTACTCGGTCTTTAGGCAAATTAGGAAACGGTACATTTTCGTATTGAATTTTCGGCGGATTTTCTAAATAAGCATTGACCAAATTCTGTATCCGACTGTCGTCAAAAAAGTCGTCACCCATGATTTCATTGTCCTGATCTTCTACACCAACAACTATGTAAGAATTATTCGAAGGATTAGAATTGGACAATGCGCAAATGTGTTTTAAAAACTTGGCTTTTCCTTCTTTGGTATGCAAATTCAACTGACGCTTCTTGTCATAAAAACTGCACTCATCATTGTGAGCTAATAAATTCTTGATAAGCAAACGTTTATTAATCATATTTTGAGTGTTCAGTGCTCAGTTTTGAGTGTTCAGTTACTGCCAACTAATTACTGAACACTGAATACTAAATTTAAGGTACTTTATTTCCCATACTTTCCGTCCAAATGGCAAACCAATCTTCTTGCTCCAATTGCAATTCTGCGGCTTTGATTAAGGCTTGAATTCGAGCCACATTAACCGTTCCGGCAACCGGAAGGACTTTCGCAGGATGCTTTAATATCCACGCCAACAAAATGGTATCCGAACCAAAATGATATTTCTTCACTAATTCTGCCAATAATATCTTCAATCTTCTGGTTTGCTCAATATCTTCCCTAAATACTGTTCCTAGCGGATTCCAACTCATCGGACGAATGTTGTGCATTTGCATATAATCAAAACTGCCGTCCAACATCGCTTCGTGATGCGTTGCCGAAAATTGGACTTGGTTATAACTGATTTGGGTTTTTTGACGAATCAATTCCGTTTGCCAAGACGTAAAATTAGACAATCCGAAATCAATAATCTTGCCTTCTTTTTTAAGTGTTGAAACGGCTTCCGCAATTTCATCAGCTTCCATTAACGGACTTGGTCTATGCAATAACAAAACATCTAAATAATCTGTTTTGAGATTTTTTAGCGAATTTTCTACTGACCAAATGATATAGTCTTTAGAATAATCATAGTGCTTGATTTTGTTGTCTCTTCCTTTGATGTGTTGAATACCGCATTTCGAGATTAATTGAAGTCTTTTTCGGTCTATTTTACTTTGGGCGAAAGCCTTGCCAAAATCAGCTTCTGTAGTATAATCGCCGTAAATATCAGCGTGGTCAAAAGTAGTAATCTGGTTTTCGATACAAAGTTGTATCAAATGTTCCATTTCGGAAGTGTTTAGTTTTTTATCCCAAATACCCCAATTCATGGTTCCGGCAATTATGGGCGAAAGTTTTGTTTGCATTTTTATGTTTTTTTAGAAGTGTGTTGCAATTGTTTTTGTTTTTTGTCCTTTGGAAAATTTTCTTATTTTGCCAACGAAAAATCGTAAAACAGATTAGGTCTTAAAATTATAAAAAGAAAATCATAAATCATCCTTAAAATTGGGATGTTTTATAAAGTTTTAACGCATTATTAACATCGCGTAACCTAATAAATTTTCACTTTTGAAATGTTAAAATTATAACGTACATACATTAGCATAAATAGAACACTATGGAAGAAAATGGTACTGCTTTAGATATCAGAGCAATTAATGCAAAAATAGAACATGAAAGTGCTTTTATCGACTTGTTGGCAATGGAAATGAACAAAGTCATTGTCGGTCAAAAACACATGGTAGAAAGATTGTTAATTGGACTATTAGGACAAGGCCATATTCTTTTGGAAGGTGTTCCGGGATTAGCAAAAACCTTAGCCATCAATACTTTGTCACAAGCTATTGACGGCAGTTTCAGTCGTATTCAGTTTACTCCTGATTTATTACCGGCGGACGTAATTGGAACAATGATTTACAACATTAAAGCCAATGAGTTTTCGATTAAAAAAGGACCAATTTTTGCCAATTTCGTTTTAGCAGATGAGATAAACCGTGCGCCGGCCAAAGTACAATCGGCTTTGTTAGAAGCGATGCAGGAAAAACAAGTAACAATTGGCGATACAACCTTCAAATTAGACAGGCCATTTTTAGTATTGGCTACGCAAAATCCGATTGAACAAGAAGGAACTTATCCTTTACCGGAAGCACAAGTCGATCGTTTTATGCTAAAAACCGTAATCGATTATCCAAAAATGGATGAAGAAAGAATGGTGATCCGTCAAAACTTAAAAGGCGCATACGAAAAAGTAAATTCGGTAGTTTCTGTTGACCAAATTCTACGTGCACAAGAGGCCGTTCGTGAAGTGTACATGGACGAAAAAATCGAAAAATACATTCTAGACATCATCTTTGCGACGCGTTTCCCTGAAAAATATAAATTAGAAAGTCTAAAACCGCTTATCAGTTTCGGAGCTTCTCCTCGTGGAAGTATCAACTTGGCAACTGCTGCCAAATGTTATGCTTTCATCAAACGTCGCGGCTACGTAATTCCGGAAGATGTCCGTGCTGTAGTTCACGATGTATTGCGTCACAGAATCGGAGTAACTTACGAAGCCGAAGCCGAAAACATAACTTCTGTTGATATCATCAACAAAATCGTAAACGAAATTGAAGTACCTTAATTCAAAGTTGGCAGTGGTCAGTTTTGAGTGGTCAGTTATTTATTTTTCTTAGAAAATTTTACTGAACACTAATTTCTGAACACTGAACACTATCTAAAATGGAAACAAAAGACCTTCTCAAAAAAGTTCGTAAAATCGAAATCAAAACCCGAAGATTGAGTGATCATATCTTCTCGGGTGAATACCACACATCGTTCAAAGGCCGTGGTATGACGTTTTCGGAAGTGCGTCAGTACCAGTTTGGCGATGATATTCGCGCCATCGACTGGAATGTGACGGCACGTTATAACGAACCGTATGTGAAAGTTTTTGAAGAAGAACGCGAATTGACCATGATGTTGATGGTAGACATTTCGGGTTCGGAAAGTTTTGGAACCAAAAACCAGCTAAAAAGTGAAATCGTTACTGAAATTGCGGCAACCATGGCATTTTCAGCCACACAAAACAACGATAAAATTGGCTTGATTTTATTTTCAGACCAAATCGAATTATACATTCCGCCGAAAAAAGGAAAATCACATGTTTTAAGAATCATCCGTGAGTTAATCGAATTCCAACCAAAAAGCAAAAGAACCGATTTGTCTCAAGCATTGAAATTCCTATCCGGAACGCAAAAAAAGAAAGCGATTGTATTCGTGATTTCCGATTTTATGGTCGAAGACGATTACGAAAAAACCTTAAAAATTGCCGGAAAGAAACACGATATCACCGGTGTCAGAGTGTACGACATTCGGGAAGAAAAAATGCCAAACATCGGTATGGTAGAAATGGAAGATGCCGAAACTGGAGAAGTTTTAGTCGTTAACACAGGTTCTAAAAAAGCACGTTTGAGCTACGAAAAACAATACCAAGACAAAGTGAATTATTTTAAAGATATCTTTTCCAAATGTGGTTCAGGAACCGTAAACACTCGCGTGGACGAAAGTTATGTTACTAAATTATTGGGGTATTTTAAATCGAGATGAAAAATTTAACCGCAAAGAAGGCAAAGAAGACGCAATGCTCGCAAAGCATTCCTTCAGAAATTTAACCTTGTAACCTTTGCGAAAAACTTAGCGCTCTTTGCGGTTAAGAAAAACTAAAAATGAAATTAAAGTTATACATATTATTTTTACTAACATCAGTAACTCTTTTCGCGCAACCGAAAAAAGTAACGACTTCTATTGACACTACGAAAAACAAAATCGGTGCGGAATTCAAACTGACTTTAAAAGCCGATGTTGATACTTTATCCAAAGTAAAATTTCCGGAGAGTAAGTTTTTTGGTGCTTTGGAAGTCATTCAATCCTATAAAATTGACACCGTTAGAAAAGGCGCTCGTTATGAATTGATCAAAAAATATGGATTAACGCAATTCGATTCAGGAAAATATACGATTCCGAGAATTCCGGTTATGATTAATGGAAAAGCTTCATTTTCCGATAGTATCAAAGTCGAAGTCAATGATGTTAAAGTCGATACCTTAAAACAAAAAATGTACGATATCAAAGACATTGCTCAAGTCGAAAGTCCGATGGGAACTTGGTGGATTTATGTTTTGATTGTCATTGCCATTGGTGTTATTGGTTTCTTCATTTACAAATTCATCAAAAAAATTCAGACCAAAGAAAAAGTCGAAGTCTTTGTTTATAAAACACCTATCGAAAAAGCCACAACTTTACTCCAACAATTAGAATCAAAAGAACTTTGGCAAAAAGGCGAAATTAAAAACTATTATTCGGAACTAACTGATATTGCGCGGAATTACATCGAAGAAGAAATTCACATTCCGGCGATGGAAAGTACTACTTCTGAATTGATTGAAGGTTTGCGAAGAGCTGCGAAACAACAAAAATTAAAGCTTTCCAACGAAACCGTTGAAAACTTAGAAAAAGTATTAAAACAAGCCGATTTGGTGAAATTTGCTAAAGTAAAACCACTTGAATTTGAAATCGAAGAAGACAAAAAACGCATTTCCAATTCTATAGTAACCATTCACAAATCGATTCCTGAAATTGTCGAAGATGACGACGAATTGGCATTGTGGAACGAACAACAAAAAGAATTGGCGCGTTTGCAAAAACTCAAAAAACAAAAACGTGTAAGAATCATCACAACCATCGGAATTGTACTTGGTATGATTGTGATTGCGCTTGGCAGCTTGATTTATTTCAAAGGTTTTGATTATGTGAAAGACAATTTAATTGGTCATCCAACCAAAGATTTAGTCGAAGGCGAATGGATTTACAGCGAATATGGTAATCCAGGCGTAAAAGTAGAAACTCCAAAAGTTTTAAAGCGTTTGGATGTCTCTAAAATGATGCCCAAAGAAGTTATGGCTGTTGTAAAAGAAGCGCAGATGTTTGGCTACGGAAGTATGTTCGACAGTTTCTACATCTTAGTATCAACAACCACTTTTAAACAAGAAGGAACTGTCGATTTAGAAAAATCTATTGAAGGTTCTCTAAAAGCGATGGAGGCAAGAGGCGCACAAAACATCATTGTTAAAACTGAAGACTTCGGCACACAAAAAGGAATAACCGGGAAAAAAGCTTATGGCACTATGACCACTTTCGATCCTGTTCAGAAAAAATCAGAAAAAATGTATTATGAAGTATTGGTTTTTGGTCAAAATGGTGGATTACAACAAATCTTAATCATGCATCGTGAAGGAGACAAATACGGACAACAAATTTCTGAAAGAGTACTAAATTCGACCGAATTACAAACAACACAAGAATGAAAGAAGTGAGTTTTTTAAATCCTGAATTTTTCTGGTTGTTTTTATTACTTCCGGCTGCTATCGCATGGCAGTTTTGGAAAAAAAAACAATCGGCAACTTTAAAAATAAGTTCTGTCAGAGGTTTTAAAGCTGAAAAATCATTGGCTGCCAAACTAAAACCGTATTTGTTTGTACTTCGATTGTTAGCATTAAGTTCTTTGATTATTGCGATGGCGCGGCCACGAAAAGTCGATATCAGTAGCCAAACCAAATCGACTAAAGGAGTTGATATTGTAATGGCCATCGACGTTTCCGGAAGTATGTTGGCCAAAGATTTAAAACCCAATCGTATGGAAGCGTTGAAAAAAGTCGCCGAAAATTTTGTCGCCGGAAGACCCAATGACCGAATCGGAATTGTGGTTTATGCTTCCGAAGCTTACACGAAAACACCGGTAACTAGTGACAAAGCCATTGTTCAAGACGCGATTCGAAGTATAAAATATGACAATGTGTTACAAGACGGAACCGGAATCGGAATGGGATTGACTACCGCTGTAAATCGTTTGAAAGACAGCAAAGCCAAAAGCAAAGTGATTATTCTGTTAACCGATGGTGTTAACAACGCCGGGTTTATTGAACCGGAAACCGCTTCGCAAATTGCCAAAGAATACGGAATCAAAGTCTATACCATTGGAATCGGAACGAATGGTGATGCAATGTTTCCTTATGCTTATGCACCAAATGGCGGCTTTTTATTCCGAATGATGCCGGTGGAAATTGATGTAGCTTTGTTGAAAACGATCGCTAAAAATACGGGTGGAAAATATTTCAGAGCCAATAACAACAGCAAACTAGAAGCCATTTATAACGAAATCAATAAACTGGAAACCACCGAAATTCAAGAACTGAAGTTCTATGATTATGACGAAAAATTCAGACCATTTGTTTGGATTGCCGGCCTCTTGCTTTTGTTAGAATTTGGTTTGCGAAATACGGTTTATAGAAGTTTTATATAACAGCATATGTACGAGTTAGAAGAAAAAGGATATTTGTATTTCTTGATTGCCATTCCGGTATTGGCGATGCTTTTCTTGTATGTACAATACTGGAAAAGAAAAAAACAACGTGAATTTGGAGATTTAGATTTGCTGAAAAAATTAAGCCCGGAGAAATCAGTTTTTAAACCCGTTTTGAAATTGGTTATAATTCTTTTGGCTTTGACTTGTTTGATTATTGGTTTGGTCAACCCAAAAATGGGAACCAAATTAGAAACAGTAAAACGAGAAGGAATCGACATTGTTTTTGCCATTGACGTTTCCAAAAGTATGTTGGCCGAGGACGTTGCACCAAGTCGATTAGAAAAAAGCAAGCAATTGGTTTCGCAAATCATCAACAATTTAGGAAGTGATCGAATCGGAATAGTGGCTTATTCAGGTAGTGCTTTCCCGGTTTTACCCATTACGACGGATTATAGCGTGGCCAAAATGTTTTTGCAAGGCATGAATCCGGGCATGATTTCTTCGCAAGGAACTTCGATAGACCAAGCTATAAACTTAGCGTCCACATTTATTGACAAAAAAGATAAAACCAACAAACTGTTAATCATTATCAGCGACGGTGAAGACCACTCTGAAGCTTCCGTTGAGGCAGCTGAAGAAGCTAAAAAATTAGGCTTAAAAATTATTACTATTGGGGTTGGAAGTGAAAAAGGCGGACCAATTCCGTTGAAAAGAAATGGTGTCGTAGAAACTTTTCAAAGAGACCAAAATGACGAAGTGGTCATTACCAAAAGAAATCCTGATGTGTTAAAAGAAATCGCCAAAGCCACCGGCGGCGGTTATGTAGATGGTAATTCGACCAAAACGGTTTTGGATTATGTAAAAAATGCGCTGGACAATATTCAAAAAACCGAATTTGAAAGCACGCAAATGGCCGATTTCAAATCGCAATTCCAGTGGTTTTTAGGATTTGCTTTTTTTCTATTGTTTTTGGATGTTTTCCTCTTGGAGAAAAAGACGAAATGGGTAGAAAAGATGAACTTATTTAATGAAAAAGAATAAATGAAAAAGATATTGCTATATAGTCTAATCCTGATTTCCTTTTTGGCGAAAGCCCAAGAAAAGGGAAAAGATAAAAATTTGCCTAAAGGAAACGAATCTTTTGTAGAGAAAAAATACGCCGATGCCGAAGCGGAATACCGGATTTCGGAATGTAAAAACCCTAAGAAGTCCATTGCTCCTTATAACTTAGGCAACGCCATTTACCGCCAGAATCAAAATAATGAGGCAAAATACCACTACGCCAAAGCGTTAAAAAATGCCAAAACACGAACTGAAAAACATCTGGCGTTTCACAATATCGGCAATACCTTAATGAAAAACAAAGATTATTCCGGTGCCGTTGAAGCTTATAAAAATGCTTTGAGAAACAATCCAGCGGATGAACAAACCCGTTACAATTATGCTTTAGCTAAAAAAATGCTGGAAGACAATCCGCCTAAAAAGGATGATGATAAAAGCAAAGACAAGAAAAACCAAAAAGAAGACGAGAAAAAAAACAAGGACAAAAAAGACGATAAAGAAAAAGACAAGGACAAAGACAAAGACAAAAAAGGCCAAAACGACAAAGATAAAAAAGACGACAAAGACAAAAACCAAGGAAAACCTCAGCCTCAACCGGGTGGAATTTCAAAGCAACGTCTGGAGAATTTGTTAGATGCGGTGAATAACGAAGAGAAAAAAGTACAAGATAAAGTCAACAAACAAAAAGTACAAGCCAATCCGAAAAAAGCTGAAAAAGATTGGTAATTAGAATGATTATTTAAAATTTCGTTAAATAACAACCTAAAAAACACAGACTTTACCAACTTTGTGAGTCGAAATAAATGATAAAATGAAAATGAAAAAGGTAATTGTATTATTACTGTTAATATTCGGAAGTTCACTTATGGCTCAAGTCCAATTTGAAGCCAAAGTGAGCAAAAATTCTTTGGGAATCAACGAAAGATTGCGCATCGAATTTACGATGAATGCTGATGGCGATAATTTTGTGCCGCCGGCTTTTGAAAGTTCGGGTTTCAGGATAGTTGGCGGGCCAAGCCAATCGGTAAGTCAATCTTGGGTAAACGGAAAAAGTTCGTTTAACAAATCTTATATCTATATTTTATTGCCTACGCAAAAAGGCCAATTGACCATCAAACAAGCATCGATTGAAATCAACGGCCAGATTTATAAAACTTCTCCGGTAAAAATTAATGTGACCAATGCAGTCGAATTGCCTAAAGATCCAAACGAAGCACCGGCTATTACCGCAGACGATAATATTTACTTGGTCGCCGACATTTCAAAAGCCAATCCTTACCTCAACGAACCGATTACTGTAGTTTACAAATTGTATTTCAGTTATAACATCGGCATTTCCAATTGGCGCGAATTGAACAAACCAAAATACAATGATTTTTGGAGCCAAAACATTGACATCAAACAGCTCAAAGCCGAGGACGGCATGTTCAAAGGCGAACGTTATCGCTATGTGGTTTTGAGAAAAACAGTTTTATATCCGCAAAAATCGGGTAAACTCGAAATCGAACCACTTTCCTTAGATATCGATTGTCAAGTACCCAGTAACCGAAGAAATTTTTGGGGACAACCTTTGATGGTAGAGGACAGCAAACGTGTTTCAGCCGGAAGCAAAGTCATCAATGTAAAACCTTTACCTGAAGCCGGAAAACCAATTGATTTTAGTGGCGCAGTAGGCCGTTTTGACTTTCAAGTAAAACCTTCCAAAACCACCTTGAAAAACGGTGAATCAATGGAATTGAATGTGAGCGTGGTTGGAACAGGAAACTTAAAATTATTCACACTACCAAAACCTATTTTACCTTCTGCTTTGGAAGTGTATGATCCGGTACATGATGAAAATGTAAATACGCCGTTAACCGGAATGTCGGGAAGAATTTCGGACAAATACACCATCATTCCACAATACAAAGGCAATTATCAAATCAAACCGATTAGTTTTACTTATTTCGATTTGGCTTCCGGCAGATATAAAACCATTACTTCACAACCTATAACGATTAATGTTTTGGATGGTCCGAGCATAGCTTCAGCAGAAAAAACGAATCCGAATGAAGTCGCCAAAACCAGAGTGGAAGTGGCTAAATCATTTGCCTATAACAAGCAAAAAACGACTTTGAAATCAATGGGAAAAGATGATTTCTTAGGTTCGGGATTGTTTTATTCTTTGGTTGCTTTGCCGTTTTTAGCCATTCCGTTATTGATTGTTGGTAAACGAAGAAAAGAAGCATCAGACAATGATGTGGTTGGCAATAAAATCAAAAAATCGAATGCTTTGGCGAAGAAATATTTGGGTGAAGCCAAAAAATACTTGGCCAACAAAGAGCCCTTTTATATTGCTTTGGAAAAAGCCATGCACAATTTTCTGAAAGCCAAACTGAACATAGAAACTTCGGAAATGAGTAAAGAAAAAATCTCCGAAATTCTACAATCAAGAAGTGCTAAACCCGAAACTATATCAGAATTTATAGCCTTAACCGAAAACTGTGAATTTGCTCGTTATGCGCCTTCTTCAGAAACATCGATTCAGCAAGATTATGATAAAGCGGTGAATATTATTTCAGCGTTGGAAAAGCAAATTAAATAATTGACAATGAACAATTGATAGTTGATAATGAAAAAAATACTTTACCTATTTCTGTTGATTTTTCAAGTTTCATTGGCGCAAACTGCTTTTGAGCAAGGCAACCAATACTACCAAAAAGAAAATTACCAAGCCGCGATTACCAGTTTTGAAAGCATCATCAATTCGGGTAAAGAATCGGCTGAAGTGTATTTTAATTTGGGAAATGCTTATTATAAATTGCACAAAGTCGCTCCGGCGATTTACAACTATGAAAAAGCATTATTGCTTAGTCCGAATGACGAAGAAATCAAAACCAATTTAGATTTCGCCCGAAAAATGACCATCGACGACATCAAAGTCATCCCGAAAGTTGGCTTTCAAAAATTGATTTCCGATTTTACTTCAAAATACTATTACGACACTTGGGCATGGATTGCTGTGGCTTTTGCGTTATTATTTTTAGCTTTTTTTTCCGGCTATTATTTTTCACAAAAAACCGTTTTGAAACGTGTTTTCTTCTTCGGAATGTTCGTTTGGCTTGCCGGAATTTGCCTAAGTGCTGCTTCGGGGTTTTATGAAAAAAGTAGAACCGACAATGAAAAACCAGCTATCATTTTTGCCGAAACAACACCTTTAAAAAGTGAACCAAAAATCGGCAGCCAAGACGCAACTGTGCTACATGAAGGAACGAAAGTTTACATCTTAGAAAGTATCGCCAACTGGAAAAAAGTTGAACTCACCGACGAAACCACGGGTTGGATTGAAGACAGCGCGCTTAAAGAGATTAAATAGTCGCAATCACAGTTTTCAGTTTTCATTGATTTACTATCACTATCTTTACCAACTTAATTACGTTTTGAATATTATACCTAATATTTAAAATCTAAAATCTAATATTTACAAGTGTCTAGAGACGAACAATTAAAAAACCGCTGGGACAAAGTCGTGACCATTCTTTCCAATCAATTTGCTGAAGGAGATTTGCTCGACTTAGACGCCATTATATACTTAATCGGAGTGCAAGAACTTGGAAAAGTGCACCAAACCTTCAAAAAAGACGAAAAACTTAATTTGATGCACATTGCTATCTGTCGTTTGCTAGAGCCTTATGGTTACTATGAATTTGACTATGTTGACAAAGAAGGTTGGCCTCATTACAATGTCAAAGAAGAATTGCCGCCATTAAAAGCAGGAGAACAATCGGTTTTGATGAAAGAAGCAATTGTGAACTATTTTTTGGAGAGAGAAGTGATAGAATAGCATTTGGTCGATGGTTTTTATTTAAAAACTTCCAACTTCCAACTCCTAACTTCCAACTTTTCCCTAAATTTGCACCTTTACAAAAATGACCGATGATAGATAAGATTAAAGAACACATAGAAGAAGCTAAAGCATTCAATACCAAAAACAAAGAAGCTTTAGAAAATTTCCGCATTAAATATTTAGGCAGTAAAGGGCTTTTGAAAGAGCTTTTCACCGAATTCAAAAATATCCCGAACGACCAGAAAAAAGACTTCGGACAAGTAATCAATACCCTGAAAACTGTTGCTGAAGAAAAAGTCAAAGCGATTCAGGAAGAATTGGAAAGCAAAGAAGAAGTCAAAGGTTTCTACGGTGATTTAACTCGTCCTTCTGAACCTATTACAATCGGTTCACGTCACCCTATTTCGTTAGTAAAAAACCAAATCATCGATATTTTTTCTACCATCGGATTCAACGTTTCCGATGGACCTGAAATCGAAGACGATTGGCACAATTTTACCGCGTTAAACTTACCGGAATATCATCCGGCGCGTGATATGCAAGACACATTTTTCATCCAAACCAATCCCGATGTGTTGTTGAGAACACATACTTCATCGGTTCAAGTGCGTTACATGGAAAACCACAAACCACCAATCCGTACGATTTCACCGGGAAGAGTTTTCCGTAATGAAGCGGTTTCTTCGCGTTCGCACTGTATTTTCCACCAAGTTGAAGGTTTGTATATAGACAAAGACGTTTCGTTTGCCGATTTGAAACAAACCCTTTTATATTTCACCAAAGAAATGTTCGGGAAGTCGAAAATTCGTTTAAGACCAAGTTATTTCCCATTCACCGAGCCAAGCGCTGAGGTTGATATTTATTGGGGATTAAAAACCGAAACCGATTATCGTATCACCAAAGGAACCGGTTGGTTAGAAATCATGGGTTGCGGAATGGTAGATCCAAACGTTTTAAAAAACTGTGGTATCAACCCGGAAGAATACAATGGTTTCGCCTTTGGAATGGGCATTGAGCGCATCGCTATGTTATTGTACCAAATCGGCGACATCAGAATGTTCTATGAAAATGACGTTCGATTCTTGGAGCAATTCAAGTCGAGTATATAAATAAAAGTCAAAAGGGATAAGGGAAAAGGCATAATAACTTTCACTTATCCCTTACTACTTATCCCTATTCCCTAAAATGAAAAAAGACATCACCATACCAACAGTAGAAAACGTATTCCTAGCCGCCGTTCAGGAATGGAGCGATGATTTTATGGATAAGGTTTGGCATGTGTATCTTGTCAACGATTCTGACTACGATTTAGACAGCGTAATGGTCGTTTCCAAAGCTTTTGGCACCATTGATGGGGAAATGAAAAAAACAGCGCTCTTACGTCACGCATTTGTCCAAGTGCCTTCGGTTTCTGTCGCTAAAATTGAAATGATTGAAAACAACGTGTTGCGATTGAACAACGAGTTTATGGTGACTTACTTTATCGGAAGCACTTTATACGATAAAAAATTCATCTTCAAAGCCCAATCCATAACGCCGGATTATGTAGAAGAAGTGCCGATATTGTTTGTAGACGGCGTTATTGCAAGATAATTATGGATTGTTTTGTTGTTTTGCTTTTTGTTTCCAATTGACATAACCTAAAACAAAAATCCCAACCAAAATGAACACCAAAGCTCTCAGATAGAAACCCGGTGAAGAAAGTTGAATATTTAAAGGTTTCTCTTTAATCTCAAACAAAACATTAAAGACAGTCATAAAAAGTCCCCAAAACGCACCTGTTTTAACTTGGT includes:
- a CDS encoding ATP-binding protein, encoding MINKRLLIKNLLAHNDECSFYDKKRQLNLHTKEGKAKFLKHICALSNSNPSNNSYIVVGVEDQDNEIMGDDFFDDSRIQNLVNAYLENPPKIQYENVPFPNLPKDRVVGLVTIKPKHKISFFKKNIHTILANTVFVRVGSNSMPTEDKIPYSKQNIETVISIENSSRNSIAYTLDGVMDFMNVRHGDMPSKYRVFKELFVICWAGIPKKIRDTTYLSRVDIELINERVKLFYSALDVVSIEYDDHSFTIVEHVPLGLNDKTSFYPLEQLTIRFFDNGYYKMETKMLFEPPAYNKKMLHHIYNSNLALINKLQKGITLSEREEKDLENLSSTLMICYLNGFEDAKQKLIDAKPYLKAQKKANVYLSFKEAMRILRKMKYNEING
- a CDS encoding aldo/keto reductase family oxidoreductase; amino-acid sequence: MQTKLSPIIAGTMNWGIWDKKLNTSEMEHLIQLCIENQITTFDHADIYGDYTTEADFGKAFAQSKIDRKRLQLISKCGIQHIKGRDNKIKHYDYSKDYIIWSVENSLKNLKTDYLDVLLLHRPSPLMEADEIAEAVSTLKKEGKIIDFGLSNFTSWQTELIRQKTQISYNQVQFSATHHEAMLDGSFDYMQMHNIRPMSWNPLGTVFREDIEQTRRLKILLAELVKKYHFGSDTILLAWILKHPAKVLPVAGTVNVARIQALIKAAELQLEQEDWFAIWTESMGNKVP
- a CDS encoding MoxR family ATPase — translated: MEENGTALDIRAINAKIEHESAFIDLLAMEMNKVIVGQKHMVERLLIGLLGQGHILLEGVPGLAKTLAINTLSQAIDGSFSRIQFTPDLLPADVIGTMIYNIKANEFSIKKGPIFANFVLADEINRAPAKVQSALLEAMQEKQVTIGDTTFKLDRPFLVLATQNPIEQEGTYPLPEAQVDRFMLKTVIDYPKMDEERMVIRQNLKGAYEKVNSVVSVDQILRAQEAVREVYMDEKIEKYILDIIFATRFPEKYKLESLKPLISFGASPRGSINLATAAKCYAFIKRRGYVIPEDVRAVVHDVLRHRIGVTYEAEAENITSVDIINKIVNEIEVP
- a CDS encoding DUF58 domain-containing protein — its product is METKDLLKKVRKIEIKTRRLSDHIFSGEYHTSFKGRGMTFSEVRQYQFGDDIRAIDWNVTARYNEPYVKVFEEERELTMMLMVDISGSESFGTKNQLKSEIVTEIAATMAFSATQNNDKIGLILFSDQIELYIPPKKGKSHVLRIIRELIEFQPKSKRTDLSQALKFLSGTQKKKAIVFVISDFMVEDDYEKTLKIAGKKHDITGVRVYDIREEKMPNIGMVEMEDAETGEVLVVNTGSKKARLSYEKQYQDKVNYFKDIFSKCGSGTVNTRVDESYVTKLLGYFKSR
- a CDS encoding VWA domain-containing protein, yielding MKEVSFLNPEFFWLFLLLPAAIAWQFWKKKQSATLKISSVRGFKAEKSLAAKLKPYLFVLRLLALSSLIIAMARPRKVDISSQTKSTKGVDIVMAIDVSGSMLAKDLKPNRMEALKKVAENFVAGRPNDRIGIVVYASEAYTKTPVTSDKAIVQDAIRSIKYDNVLQDGTGIGMGLTTAVNRLKDSKAKSKVIILLTDGVNNAGFIEPETASQIAKEYGIKVYTIGIGTNGDAMFPYAYAPNGGFLFRMMPVEIDVALLKTIAKNTGGKYFRANNNSKLEAIYNEINKLETTEIQELKFYDYDEKFRPFVWIAGLLLLLEFGLRNTVYRSFI
- a CDS encoding VWA domain-containing protein translates to MYELEEKGYLYFLIAIPVLAMLFLYVQYWKRKKQREFGDLDLLKKLSPEKSVFKPVLKLVIILLALTCLIIGLVNPKMGTKLETVKREGIDIVFAIDVSKSMLAEDVAPSRLEKSKQLVSQIINNLGSDRIGIVAYSGSAFPVLPITTDYSVAKMFLQGMNPGMISSQGTSIDQAINLASTFIDKKDKTNKLLIIISDGEDHSEASVEAAEEAKKLGLKIITIGVGSEKGGPIPLKRNGVVETFQRDQNDEVVITKRNPDVLKEIAKATGGGYVDGNSTKTVLDYVKNALDNIQKTEFESTQMADFKSQFQWFLGFAFFLLFLDVFLLEKKTKWVEKMNLFNEKE
- a CDS encoding tetratricopeptide repeat protein — protein: MKKILLYSLILISFLAKAQEKGKDKNLPKGNESFVEKKYADAEAEYRISECKNPKKSIAPYNLGNAIYRQNQNNEAKYHYAKALKNAKTRTEKHLAFHNIGNTLMKNKDYSGAVEAYKNALRNNPADEQTRYNYALAKKMLEDNPPKKDDDKSKDKKNQKEDEKKNKDKKDDKEKDKDKDKDKKGQNDKDKKDDKDKNQGKPQPQPGGISKQRLENLLDAVNNEEKKVQDKVNKQKVQANPKKAEKDW